The nucleotide sequence AAGGGCGCACCCGGAATTGTGGTAACACCTGGTGCGCCCTGGGAACTGGCCGGTCCAAAATCCGTTGAGCCTCCTCGATGATCTCGGGACCCAGGCCACCCTTCAACAAATGGGGACGAACCATCCGCCAGGCATCCCGGGCTTGGCTCATCAATCCGGCCCGACGAAAAGCCCGCAAAGCCAACAAAAGCATCTCCCCGTCATCGGGAAGATGCCGCAACAAACTCATGGCCCAGCGCGCGGCCTGGGCACAGTCCCCGCTATCCCAGGCGTAGCGGGCCAACCGGCGATAGCCCTGATACCGCAGGCTCAGCAAAAGGCGGATCCAATAAACCATCCAGCGGGCATATGCCTCGCCGCCGGGGCCGGGGTCCACCCCTTGGAACGGCTCCATCCCTTGCCAGAGGCCCAAAATGCGCTGCCATTCCAGGGCCATCTCAGTAGGCAGCGGCCCGTTTTGATGCATATGTTCGGCTTCGGCTTCCAGCCGCTGGGCAGTGCTGACAAAAATATTGGCGTCCACCCACAACCGGTCTGGGTCAATCCCCACATACTCGCGAGTGACGCGCAATACCTCCGGGTCGGGGAGGGCCTTTCGCAAGCGACTCAAGGCTTCACGCAGACTTTTGGCGCCGTCAACCGTGCCATCTCCCCACAACAAGTCCACCAATTCCTCACGAGCCACGGGCCGTTGACGCCCCTCCAGCGCCAGGTAGTAAAGCAACGCCCGCACCTTGCGTCGCCGAATACGCAAAGGCTGCTCTTGCCAATAGAGCTGGACGGGGCCAAGCAGGGACAGACGTAACAGGGGCATGTAGGGATATCAGGGCGGGGAAAGGCGGCTAAGATCTCATTGTTCTCTCATAAAATATACCACAAACCTCACGAAGAACCCCCTCCCTTTTCCCTTTTCCCCTTTCGCCCACTTGCCATCTGCTCACAAGAGCTGGCTGCTGGCGACGCGGCGGGCCTGTTGCAACAAGGCCTGAGCCGAGGCCAGGGCTTCGTGGCCCGCGCCCAACATCTGGGCCAATTCGTGCACCCGCGCTTCGCCTTCCAACGGCTCCACCTTCGTGACCGTACGCCCCTGCATGACCTCTTTACGAACCCGAAAGTGTTGGTCACCAAAGGCCGCCAGTTGGGGAAGGTGAGTGATACACAACACCTGGTGATGGCGTGCCAGTCGCCAGAGTTTCTCGCCCACCACAGCGCCCAGACGCCCTCCAATTCCCTGATCAATTTCATCGAAGATCAAAATGGGGGTTCGGTCGGCCTGGGCCAGCACCCGCTTGAGGGCCAGCATCAACCGCGACGATTCGCCGCCCGAGGCGATTTTGGCCAGGGGTTTTAGCCCCTCGCCGGGGTTTGGCGCCAGCAAAAACTCCACGCGATCGATGCCCTGAGCGTCAAAGGCTACCCGTTGCCCATCGGGCAAAAGCAAACCCTGCGGATCCGGACGGCGGGTAAACCCCACCTCAAAACGCGCCCCACTCATGCGCAGGTCGGCCAGTTCGGCTTCCACGGCGCGGCTGAGGCGCGCGGCCGCCTGGCGACGGGCCTCGGACAGAGCCAGGCCTTGCTGGGCCAACACCTGCTCCAACCGCTGCCGCTCTTCCTCCAGTTCGGCGATGCGCTCCTCCGCGTGGGTGATGCTTTCCAACTCTTGACGCGCTTGTTCGGCATAGGCCAAAATCTCGCCCACGGTAGCACCGTATTTGCGCTTCAGGTTTTCGAGCAAAGCCAGGCGCTCTTCCACCGCGTTCAGGCGGCGGGGGTTGAATTCGATGCCTTCCAGATAATCGCGCAGGCGCAGCGCCACCTCGTTCAGCGTCTCCAGCGCGTGGGTCAACACCTCAGCCTGGGCCGTCTGGGTCGGGTCGATGCGGGACAGGGTTTCCACGGCATCCACCGCCTGGCCCAACAAATCGCTGGCCGAAGGGGCCTCAGAGGTCCCCTCCTCCAACACGAGCAACGCCTGACGGGCAGCTTCGGCCAACTTTTCGGCGTTGGCCAGACGCAAACGCTCCTCGCGCAAGGCCTCTTCTTCGCCTTCCTGCAAGTTAGCCGCCGCGATCTCCTCGATCTGGTAGCGCAACAAATCGGCTCGCTGGATGGCCTCACGATCCAGGCGACGCAGGTGCTCCAGTTCTTCCACTACCGCCTTCCAACGGCGATACGCCTCCTGGTAAGCCTCTCGCAGCGGGGCCACACCGGCATAGCGATCCAGCAAAGGCAGGTGCTCCCGTACCCGAAAGAGGGACAGGTGCTCCGATTGGCCGTGCACATCCACCAACCACTGGCCCACCTGGCGCAAGAGAGCGAGGGACACGGTGCGCCCGTTGATGCGGGCCAGGTGACGGCCATTGGCCCTCAACTCCCGGGCCAGCACCACCACCTCGGGGTCGTCGAGCAATTCCTCGGGCTCCAGCAACGCCGCCACCAGGTCCCGCACCTCAGGGGGCACAAGGAACACTCCTTCCACATAGGCCCGCTTTTCCCCCTGACGGATGAAAATGCTCTCTGCGCGATGGCCCAGAAGCAACGCCATAGCGTCCACCAGGATGGATTTCCCGGCGCCGGTCTCGCCGGTGAAAACCACCAGGCCCGGTTCCAGGGACAATTCCAGCCGGTCGATGATGGCAAAATGCTCGATGCGCAGTTCACTCAGCATAGGCTCCGTCGCTCCGCCTCAGACCATGATGCCGGAGAGGCGATAGTACACCCCAGGGGTGACCAGGAAAAGGTAAGCGGCCTGCCAGACCACCGGCAAAAAGGCGGCAAAGGAGCCGTGAGCCAGCCCCACCACACCGGTCAACAAAGCGGGAAGGGAAAGGGGTAACGCGCCCAACACCACGCTTGCCGCGGCCAGCCAGAACAAGGCGCGGCTGCGACGGCGACGGACGACAAACCGAACGGCCTCGGCAATGAAGCCGCCGTACACCGGGGCGAGGAAGATGAGCCAGAAGCCCAACATGGCCGCCAGCAAACTGCCCAGATAGGAAAGCACCACGCCCACCCCCAGGGCCAGGGGATAATCGTACCAGCGGGCGTTATCAAAGCGGCGCCTCAGTTCCCGCACACAATCGGGGCAGCGATAGCCGGTAGGGGTGTGCACAGCGCAGGAGGTGCAAATAGGCTTGCCGCAACGGTTGCAGCGCAGCGAGGCCTCCCGGTCCGGATGATAGGCGCAGAATAACGGTTGCGTATCCTGGGACAGCTGGCTCATGGACGGCCTCCTAAAGTGGGATTCCAGTTCATGTAAGTCGTAATGTTGCGATAGAAGTAATCCCGCCCACGGACACGGATAAACACTAAGGAGTGTTCGCTGCATTGCACCACGATTTCATCACCGGGTTCCAGATCCACCGGGGTTTGCCCATCCACGCTGAGCACCGCCTGATGCTCCACATCGGGAACGAGCCGCACCACACTGCCTTCGTCCAGGACCACCGCCCGATCCACCGAAAGGTGTGGCGCCACGGGGACCAGGAGGATGTTGCGCAAAGTGGGCGGGAGGATGGGGCCGCCGGCGGCCAGAGCATAGGCGGTGGAGCCGGTAGGGGTGGCGGCAATCAGGCCATCCACCGCGTAACGGGCGAGCAAGATGTCGTCCACATAGGCCGCCAAACGCACCGGGCGCACCAGGCGTCCCCGGCTGACCACCACCTCGTTGACCACCTGCCATTTCAACAAGGGGTCGCCCTGGCGATGCAGGGTGGTGGTCAGCATCAAACGCTGCTCGGCCCAATACTCACCTGCCAGCAAACGTTCCAATGCAGGCTGCCACTCCTCCCAGTTGACCTCGATGAGGAAGCCGAACCGCCCCAGGTTGACGCCCAAAATGGGCACCTGCGCCGGGCCGCAAAGATGCCCGGCGCGCAGCATGGTCCCATCCCCGCCCAGGGCGATGCACAAATCCACCTTGCCCTCGGCGACGGGCCGCCGAACCTCGGGGTCGCTCAACAACCCCACCAGCGTCTCCACCCCCTGCTGATTCAAAAACCGAGCCACCTGCTCCCCGCGGGCAAGGCCATCCTGCACCTGGGGGTGCGCCAACACAGCAATCCGGCGAAAGGCGTCGCTCATGAGTCACTCCAAACGCTGATCACAGAGGTCACGAAACCCGCAACCCCGGCAACGAGTCGGGTCCTGATGGGAACGGTCGAAACGCTGGTTCATCTCGGCGCGGCGCATCTCGGCCAGCAGGTCCAGCAGCGCCGTTTTGGCCTCTGGGGTAAACGCCACCTGGTAGGTGGCATGGGGGTAGCGAATGAGGGCATAAGGGGCGGGACGATGCAGGACCTGCTCGACCAGCAGGCAATAAGCCAGGGCCTGCCAGCGATGGTTTTCGTACGGCGCGGTGGGCGTGCGCCCGCTCTTGACCTCCACGGGGATGAGCGCGCGGCCCTGCTCCACCAGGTAGTCGGGCCTGCCGGCAAGGCCCAAAGCCGGGTCGTAAAGGGGCTCGCTCAAAGTGCGCCGCATCCCCACATCTTCATAAAGCACACGACCGTCGGGCAGCCCGGCCCGGC is from Anaerolineae bacterium and encodes:
- the recN gene encoding DNA repair protein RecN is translated as MLSELRIEHFAIIDRLELSLEPGLVVFTGETGAGKSILVDAMALLLGHRAESIFIRQGEKRAYVEGVFLVPPEVRDLVAALLEPEELLDDPEVVVLARELRANGRHLARINGRTVSLALLRQVGQWLVDVHGQSEHLSLFRVREHLPLLDRYAGVAPLREAYQEAYRRWKAVVEELEHLRRLDREAIQRADLLRYQIEEIAAANLQEGEEEALREERLRLANAEKLAEAARQALLVLEEGTSEAPSASDLLGQAVDAVETLSRIDPTQTAQAEVLTHALETLNEVALRLRDYLEGIEFNPRRLNAVEERLALLENLKRKYGATVGEILAYAEQARQELESITHAEERIAELEEERQRLEQVLAQQGLALSEARRQAAARLSRAVEAELADLRMSGARFEVGFTRRPDPQGLLLPDGQRVAFDAQGIDRVEFLLAPNPGEGLKPLAKIASGGESSRLMLALKRVLAQADRTPILIFDEIDQGIGGRLGAVVGEKLWRLARHHQVLCITHLPQLAAFGDQHFRVRKEVMQGRTVTKVEPLEGEARVHELAQMLGAGHEALASAQALLQQARRVASSQLL
- a CDS encoding NAD(+)/NADH kinase, encoding MSDAFRRIAVLAHPQVQDGLARGEQVARFLNQQGVETLVGLLSDPEVRRPVAEGKVDLCIALGGDGTMLRAGHLCGPAQVPILGVNLGRFGFLIEVNWEEWQPALERLLAGEYWAEQRLMLTTTLHRQGDPLLKWQVVNEVVVSRGRLVRPVRLAAYVDDILLARYAVDGLIAATPTGSTAYALAAGGPILPPTLRNILLVPVAPHLSVDRAVVLDEGSVVRLVPDVEHQAVLSVDGQTPVDLEPGDEIVVQCSEHSLVFIRVRGRDYFYRNITTYMNWNPTLGGRP
- a CDS encoding Dna2/Cas4 domain-containing protein, with protein sequence MLTVGLALAVLALVLLALARQGLRRAGLPDGRVLYEDVGMRRTLSEPLYDPALGLAGRPDYLVEQGRALIPVEVKSGRTPTAPYENHRWQALAYCLLVEQVLHRPAPYALIRYPHATYQVAFTPEAKTALLDLLAEMRRAEMNQRFDRSHQDPTRCRGCGFRDLCDQRLE